A single genomic interval of Streptomyces showdoensis harbors:
- the murJ gene encoding murein biosynthesis integral membrane protein MurJ codes for MGRPGAEDALAGAALGWTPQSAPARPGPPTGSPRPAAGGGRHARRKTPESAAGSSSGRFLLRAAVVTAALTAVGAVLGLVRDQILARYFGAGAETDAFLVAWTVPEFASTLLIEDAMALILVPAFSRALARRPVSLFGDPVRALVRATLPRLVLAVAAVSALLVALAPLLVAALAPGLPDPRLAVDCTRLTATCVLSFALAGYCSAALRAHGSFLPPAAIYVAYNVGIIGTILVLREPFGVRAAAAGVAVGGVLMVLVQAPSLVRELRSRPVPKEEPKPVPAGDGRLLVLGMIAPVIVFALTRQSQILIERFLASPLPAGAISHLNYAQKVAQMPMILSLMLCTVSFPVVARALAAGDAEAARRRVERDLLLAAVVVLIGASTVVAAAPQMVELLFQRGAFDASDTAATAAVMRVYALGLLGQTMVGALVRCYFSAARPLWYPAAAMATGLLATGLAGAVCAALWGAVGIAGANALGITVTAVMLLLGAHRQSVPIDVRRLGEGLLRLTTAGAWATGAGWLCSVAIGPPVVAVAVAALVVVGVFLLFVACAAKAPEIPPLPRSACRRTPHARRRAASTAAEAPSVGGDVPLDRGQPR; via the coding sequence CCGGCGCCGAGGACGCCCTCGCGGGCGCCGCGCTCGGCTGGACGCCCCAGTCCGCGCCCGCCCGGCCGGGACCGCCGACCGGTTCCCCCCGGCCGGCGGCCGGCGGCGGCCGGCACGCCCGCCGCAAGACCCCGGAGTCCGCCGCCGGGTCCTCCTCCGGCCGGTTCCTGCTGCGGGCCGCCGTCGTGACGGCGGCGCTCACGGCCGTCGGGGCCGTGCTCGGACTCGTCCGGGACCAGATCCTCGCGCGGTACTTCGGGGCGGGCGCCGAGACGGACGCCTTCCTCGTGGCGTGGACGGTGCCGGAGTTCGCGTCGACGCTGCTCATCGAGGACGCGATGGCGCTGATCCTGGTGCCCGCGTTCTCCCGGGCCCTGGCCCGCCGCCCGGTCAGCCTCTTCGGGGACCCGGTCCGGGCCCTCGTCCGCGCCACGCTGCCCCGGCTGGTGCTGGCCGTCGCCGCCGTCTCGGCGCTGCTCGTGGCGCTCGCCCCGCTGCTCGTGGCGGCGCTGGCGCCGGGGCTGCCGGACCCGCGGCTGGCGGTCGACTGCACCCGGCTGACGGCGACCTGCGTGCTCTCCTTCGCGCTCGCCGGGTACTGCTCGGCCGCCCTGCGGGCGCACGGCTCCTTCCTGCCGCCGGCCGCGATCTACGTCGCGTACAACGTCGGCATCATCGGCACGATCCTGGTGCTGCGCGAGCCCTTCGGCGTGCGGGCCGCCGCCGCCGGGGTCGCCGTCGGCGGGGTCCTGATGGTGCTGGTGCAGGCGCCCTCGCTGGTGCGGGAGCTGCGCAGCCGGCCCGTGCCGAAGGAGGAGCCGAAGCCGGTGCCGGCCGGGGACGGGCGACTGCTGGTGCTCGGGATGATCGCGCCGGTCATCGTCTTCGCGCTCACCCGCCAGTCGCAGATCCTCATCGAGCGGTTCCTCGCCTCGCCGCTCCCGGCCGGTGCCATCTCGCATCTGAACTACGCGCAGAAGGTCGCGCAGATGCCGATGATCCTCTCCCTGATGCTGTGCACGGTCAGCTTCCCCGTGGTCGCCCGCGCCCTCGCGGCGGGCGACGCGGAGGCGGCCCGCCGCCGGGTGGAGCGGGACCTGCTGCTCGCCGCGGTCGTCGTCCTGATCGGCGCGTCGACGGTGGTCGCCGCCGCCCCGCAGATGGTCGAGCTGCTGTTCCAGCGCGGCGCGTTCGACGCCTCGGACACGGCCGCGACCGCCGCCGTGATGCGGGTGTACGCGCTCGGGCTGCTCGGCCAGACCATGGTCGGCGCCCTGGTCCGCTGCTACTTCTCCGCCGCCCGCCCGCTCTGGTACCCGGCCGCCGCCATGGCCACCGGGCTGCTCGCCACCGGGCTCGCCGGGGCGGTCTGCGCCGCTCTGTGGGGCGCGGTCGGCATCGCCGGCGCCAACGCGCTGGGCATCACCGTGACCGCCGTGATGCTGCTGCTCGGCGCGCACCGCCAGTCGGTGCCGATCGACGTGCGCCGCCTCGGCGAGGGCCTGCTGCGGCTCACCACGGCGGGCGCCTGGGCCACCGGCGCCGGGTGGCTGTGCTCCGTCGCGATCGGCCCGCCCGTGGTCGCCGTCGCCGTCGCCGCGCTCGTGGTGGTCGGCGTCTTCCTGCTCTTCGTCGCGTGCGCCGCCAAGGCGCCCGAGATTCCGCCCCTCCCCCGATCCGCCTGCCGAAGGACCCCCCATGCCCGCCGCCGTGCTGCGTCGACTGCTGCCGAAGCCCCCTCTGTGGGTGGCGATGTACCACTCGATCGCGGACAGCCCCGATGA
- a CDS encoding polysaccharide deacetylase family protein: MPAAVLRRLLPKPPLWVAMYHSIADSPDDPYQVTVSPVRFARQLHWLGDRGLRGVSVRELLAAAAAGRARGLVGLTFDDGYADFVESAVPLLRRHGFTATVYVLPGRLGGDNAWDERGPRRPLLDEDGIRRAAAAGMEIGSHGLHHVDLVELAGFDDEGLAAETRHSRELIEDITGDPVDGFCYPYGKVDARVVRAVRKAGYRHACAIDPGPLSSVFALPRVHVGEADTSWRLTAKRILHPLRRRRPADVIPAQSGPARAVLS, translated from the coding sequence ATGCCCGCCGCCGTGCTGCGTCGACTGCTGCCGAAGCCCCCTCTGTGGGTGGCGATGTACCACTCGATCGCGGACAGCCCCGATGATCCGTACCAGGTGACGGTCTCGCCCGTGCGCTTCGCCCGGCAGCTGCACTGGCTGGGCGACCGGGGGCTGCGCGGGGTGTCCGTGCGGGAGCTGCTCGCGGCGGCCGCCGCCGGCCGGGCCCGCGGCCTGGTGGGGCTGACCTTCGACGACGGCTACGCCGACTTCGTCGAGTCGGCGGTGCCGCTGCTGCGCCGGCACGGCTTCACCGCGACCGTGTACGTGCTGCCCGGCCGGCTCGGCGGCGACAACGCCTGGGACGAACGGGGCCCGCGCCGCCCGCTGCTCGACGAGGACGGCATCCGGCGGGCGGCCGCCGCCGGCATGGAGATCGGCTCGCACGGGCTGCACCACGTGGACCTGGTCGAGCTGGCGGGCTTCGACGACGAGGGCCTCGCCGCCGAGACCCGGCACAGCCGGGAGCTGATCGAGGACATCACCGGGGACCCGGTGGACGGCTTCTGCTACCCGTACGGGAAGGTCGACGCCCGGGTCGTGCGGGCCGTCCGCAAGGCCGGCTACCGCCACGCCTGTGCGATCGACCCGGGCCCGCTGAGCAGCGTGTTCGCCCTGCCGCGGGTGCACGTCGGCGAGGCCGACACCTCCTGGCGGCTGACCGCCAAGCGGATCCTGCACCCGCTGCGCCGCAGGCGGCCCGCCGACGTGATCCCCGCGCAGAGCGGGCCGGCCCGGGCCGTCCTGTCGTGA
- a CDS encoding glycosyltransferase, which produces MKVLHVITGLGIGGAEQQLRLLLRHLPVQGRVVTLTNPGAVAEGIEADGTAVTHLGMTGNRDLGALPRLTRLIRQGGYDLVHTHLYRACVYGRAAARLAGVRPVIATEHSLGEAQIEGRPLSAGTRALYLASERLGTSTVAVSPSVARRLARWGVAPSRIRVVPNGIETGRFAHDPRARAMTRAALGLPADAFVVGGVGRLTAGKRFDRLVRAVASVPEARLLLVGEGEERAGLLRVAAECGAADRVLLPGAFEDPPSRPAGGRPDLPSLLAAMDVFVSTSPDETFGLAVVEALAAGLPVRYAACPAIDDLPPGSAPGARRIGESVPELIGALRELRDAPAGRLPLPEAARRYDIAHSARQLLSLYDQAVHGTPLPVK; this is translated from the coding sequence CTGAAGGTGCTGCACGTGATCACCGGGCTCGGCATCGGCGGCGCCGAGCAGCAGCTGCGGCTGCTGCTGCGCCATCTCCCCGTCCAGGGACGGGTGGTGACGCTGACCAACCCGGGGGCGGTCGCCGAGGGCATCGAGGCGGACGGCACCGCGGTGACCCACCTCGGCATGACCGGCAACCGCGACCTGGGCGCGCTGCCCCGGCTCACCCGGCTGATCCGGCAGGGCGGTTACGACCTCGTCCACACCCATCTGTACCGGGCCTGCGTGTACGGCCGGGCGGCCGCCCGGCTGGCCGGGGTCCGTCCGGTCATCGCGACCGAGCACTCGCTGGGCGAGGCCCAGATCGAGGGGCGCCCGCTGTCGGCCGGGACCCGGGCGCTGTACCTGGCCTCCGAGCGGCTCGGCACCTCCACGGTCGCCGTCTCGCCGAGCGTCGCCCGCCGCCTCGCCCGGTGGGGGGTGGCGCCGTCCCGGATCCGGGTGGTGCCGAACGGCATCGAGACCGGCCGCTTCGCCCACGACCCCCGGGCGCGGGCCATGACGAGGGCGGCGCTCGGCCTGCCCGCCGACGCGTTCGTGGTGGGCGGGGTGGGGCGGCTCACGGCCGGCAAGCGGTTCGACCGGCTGGTGCGCGCGGTGGCCTCGGTGCCGGAGGCGCGGCTGCTCCTCGTCGGCGAGGGCGAGGAGCGGGCGGGGCTGCTGCGGGTGGCCGCGGAGTGCGGGGCCGCCGACCGGGTGCTGCTCCCCGGGGCGTTCGAGGATCCGCCGTCCCGTCCGGCGGGCGGCCGGCCCGATCTGCCGTCGCTGCTGGCCGCGATGGACGTCTTCGTGTCCACCTCCCCCGACGAGACCTTCGGGCTCGCGGTCGTCGAGGCGCTCGCGGCGGGGCTGCCGGTGCGGTACGCGGCGTGTCCCGCGATCGACGACCTGCCGCCGGGCTCGGCGCCCGGCGCCCGGCGGATCGGCGAGTCCGTGCCGGAGCTGATCGGCGCCCTGCGCGAGCTGCGGGACGCCCCGGCCGGGCGGCTGCCGCTGCCCGAGGCCGCCCGCCGCTACGACATCGCGCACAGCGCCCGGCAGTTGCTGTCCCTGTACGACCAGGCCGTCCACGGCACCCCTCTTCCCGTGAAGTGA
- a CDS encoding LPS biosynthesis protein has protein sequence MNTTPPRSRLLTPARWMVLPAAALAGAVLGGGYGALKTPQYAATSYVIVVPSEKSDPASALGFAQAYGRVATDIAVTGDAQVWAGVSADTLRAGVQAATSPDAPMISITARSAKPSQAVSMADGVARALVLDSSHVAGNTGVKVVQFSRATKPVTPVSPSASLSALVGACAGGLLGGLVLLVRPKRGVRAEARHSRQGAAVPGPAVAAQQPEPEAV, from the coding sequence ATGAACACGACTCCGCCACGTTCCCGTCTCCTCACCCCCGCCCGCTGGATGGTGCTGCCGGCCGCCGCGCTGGCCGGCGCGGTCCTCGGCGGCGGCTACGGCGCGCTCAAGACCCCGCAGTACGCGGCGACCAGTTACGTCATCGTCGTCCCGTCGGAGAAGTCCGATCCGGCCTCGGCGCTCGGCTTCGCCCAGGCGTACGGACGGGTCGCCACCGACATCGCGGTGACCGGCGACGCCCAGGTGTGGGCGGGCGTGTCCGCGGACACCCTGCGTGCCGGCGTGCAGGCGGCGACCTCGCCGGACGCGCCGATGATCTCGATCACCGCCCGCTCGGCGAAGCCCTCGCAGGCCGTGTCGATGGCCGACGGGGTGGCCCGCGCGCTGGTCCTGGACAGCTCGCACGTCGCCGGGAACACGGGGGTGAAGGTCGTCCAGTTCTCCCGGGCGACCAAGCCGGTCACCCCGGTGTCCCCGTCCGCGTCCCTGTCGGCTCTGGTCGGCGCCTGCGCGGGCGGGCTGCTGGGCGGGCTGGTCCTGCTGGTCCGGCCCAAGCGCGGCGTACGGGCCGAGGCCCGCCACTCGCGGCAGGGCGCCGCCGTACCGGGTCCTGCCGTGGCCGCGCAGCAGCCGGAACCGGAGGCGGTGTGA
- a CDS encoding GNAT family N-acetyltransferase, giving the protein MSGRSLYAEVCRDGAEFGRLGPEWAALYARCSTATPFQSHAWLHSWWLSYGRPGALRVVLVRRADGTPVAAAPLMRAPGPLPVLTQLGGTITDFTDVLLDDGCPDAVPALAEALAGAARGAVIDLREVRPGAAAERVFDAWRGPRRRLADSLCLELPAVPMEDLLTRIPSGKAQRVRAKLRKLDALGIDEHIVAAPEVPAALERLLRLHQLQWQGRGVTAEHTSERFAQHLARAVRPMVECGDAMVTEFRLAGDVVAADLTLMSRRLAGGYLYGADPALRARKVDVATMLLRHGARETSASGRATLSMLRGTEPYKHHWRPETVPNQRLMLGGRSTAPLLWVRAGAAAGRHWAARQARQREWLGRALGRLPGRTPNGGGG; this is encoded by the coding sequence GTGAGCGGCAGATCCCTGTACGCCGAGGTCTGCCGGGACGGCGCGGAGTTCGGCCGGCTCGGTCCCGAATGGGCGGCGCTGTACGCCCGCTGCTCGACGGCGACGCCCTTCCAGTCGCACGCCTGGCTCCACTCCTGGTGGCTCTCGTACGGCCGGCCGGGCGCGCTGCGGGTGGTCCTGGTCCGCCGCGCGGACGGCACGCCGGTCGCGGCGGCGCCGCTGATGCGGGCCCCGGGGCCGCTGCCCGTCCTCACCCAGCTCGGCGGCACCATCACCGACTTCACCGACGTGCTCCTCGACGACGGCTGCCCGGACGCGGTGCCCGCGCTCGCCGAGGCCCTGGCGGGCGCGGCGCGCGGCGCGGTGATCGACCTGCGCGAGGTGCGGCCCGGTGCCGCGGCCGAGCGGGTCTTCGACGCGTGGCGCGGCCCCCGTCGGCGGCTCGCGGACTCGCTGTGCCTGGAGCTGCCGGCCGTACCGATGGAGGACCTGCTCACGCGCATCCCCTCGGGCAAGGCCCAGCGGGTGCGGGCGAAGCTGCGGAAGCTGGACGCGCTCGGCATCGACGAGCACATCGTGGCCGCGCCCGAGGTCCCGGCCGCGCTGGAGCGGCTCCTGAGGCTCCACCAGCTCCAGTGGCAGGGCCGGGGGGTGACCGCCGAGCACACCAGCGAGCGGTTCGCCCAGCACCTGGCGCGGGCGGTGCGGCCGATGGTCGAGTGCGGCGACGCGATGGTCACCGAGTTCCGGCTCGCCGGGGACGTGGTGGCGGCCGACCTCACCCTCATGTCGCGGCGGCTCGCGGGCGGTTACCTGTACGGCGCCGACCCGGCGCTGCGGGCCCGCAAGGTCGACGTGGCGACGATGCTGCTGCGGCACGGGGCCCGCGAGACCAGCGCGAGCGGCCGGGCGACGCTGAGCATGCTGCGCGGCACCGAGCCGTACAAGCACCACTGGCGCCCCGAGACCGTCCCCAACCAGCGGCTCATGCTCGGCGGCCGTTCCACGGCCCCGCTGCTGTGGGTACGCGCGGGCGCGGCCGCGGGGCGGCACTGGGCCGCCCGGCAGGCGCGGCAGCGGGAGTGGCTGGGGCGGGCCCTCGGCCGGCTGCCCGGCCGGACGCCGAACGGCGGCGGAGGATGA